TGGGATGGACAGAGTAGTAGAAACACGTGTCCATATAacacaatacagttcaacagcaccaaaAAACCGCAGCCTCCAAAATAACCTCAAAGTTCAATCAACACCACTTTCATGAAGGGACGACTCATTACAGGtgtgttgtattagactgcattcgTTTTAGTtgggtgttcctaataaactgccaaacGACTGTATAATACATGTGAAGAGAGACACGGACCAAACATTTGCATATACACTCACTGAacattttattaggaacacctgtgctcctgcttattcatgcaattattcaaacagccaatcacgtggcagcagtgaaatgtataaaatcatgcagatacaggtcaaaAGCTTAAGTTGTTGTTCACATCAAATGATCATCATCAGAATCTGGAAACAGGTGACCTCAGTGGCTTTGACTGTGGCATGATTGCTAGTGCCAGATGGGCTGGTTTAGGTATTTCTGAAACTCCTGATCTCCTAGGATTTGCACACAACAAACATCCACTGATCGGCACATGTTGTTGATGGCAGAGGTTAGAGGAGAACGGCCTGTTAACTCAGATAACTACTCTTTACAACTTTGGAGAGCAGAAAAGCAACTCAGAGTGCACAACACgtccaaccttgaggtggaAGGGGTACAACAGCAGAATACCATGTCAGGTTCctctcctgtcagccaagaacagacaCCTGAGGTAACAGTGTACACAGGTTCATCGAGACTACaatagcctggtctgatgaatctggatttctgctgaggcacacAGTTGGTAGGGTCAGAATTCGGAGTCAACAACATGAATacatggacccaacctgccttgtgtcaacagtccaggctggtgatggtggtgtaATGGTCTGGGGAAAGTTTCCTGGACATGCTTTGGGCCCATTAATAgaaatcaatcatggtttgaatgctgaccatgtgcatccctttatggcaacaatttaccatcttctaacGGATACTTCCAGTATTGATGCAACATGTCACAAGgcaaaagtcgtctcaaactggtttcataaaaacgacaatgagttcagtgtaCTTCACTGGCCTCCCcggtcaccagatctgaatccagtagaacacctttgggatgtggtagaacggGAGTTTCGCAGCGAAACTGTGCaactgacaaatctgcagaaactATGTGATGCCActatgtcaacatggagcagaatctcaaaggaatgtttccaacatcttgtggaatccatgccacaaagaagggagactgttttgagtgcaaaGGGAGGCCCTAGCCAGTGTTTGCATGGTGTTCCTAAAAAAGTgctcagtacacacacacacacacaaaatgaataaaaaaataccaTAACCCCTCCTGAGCACAGTATCCAGCCTTCCAACCATAGATCGGTGGCCCAGCTGTGCAGCTGACATGGATGCGAATCTGTATGAACACTTATCTCAGAGACAGAGCAACCCCAGTGAGGCCATTGCACACTACCTCTGctgactcactcacacacttcctgGAAGAGTCTGTCTGCAGTCTTGCACTGAGCGTTATATTTAACCCTCAGGATGGGCTTTTGTTGACTTTGTGTGTAGTAGGACCACTGGACCTGAGGTACAGGCTCTATGATTGTGACTCATGCTTTTGTTTAGCTGCAGGGTTaatgcagggggggggggggggggggtcaataGGAAACAATAAATCAAGACTGACTTTCAGGGTAAAACTGATAAAAGGGGAGCAAATTAAGGACATGATTGCTAAGACTACCCTGTCTCTCCTCATTGAATTTTATTGACCAAAAAGAGGGCCAAATCAAAGGGACAGACTGCACTGATGACATAATTGATTGGCATTATCTCTTAAAGCTGTACATTGTCCACATGTTAGTAAGTAACAACAGCAAACAGTTACTTAGTGAAGCATTTTGCAGAcgtaagatgttttttttttattttatatatcagTTAACTCGCTTACATTCCTGGCATACTCATGTAGTCAGTTATAGATTTCTCAACAGCAGCAAAATCCAAGGTTAATGGTTAACCTATGAGAAAATGCCAAATGTGTAGACAGGCTGATATGCCGCCTACCACCATtgaataaatagattaaaaaaaccATGTGGTACGTGCGGGGGCACATTGAAGGAAAAGTACAGTTCAAGACTTTCAGGAGTTAAAATTGAGGACAGTTTGCAGCCCCGGACCCAGAACTTACCAGTGTTATACCTTGGATTTAACAACCAGGATGCAAGTGATTCAGCTAAAAATCTTTTCTATTAACAGTTTGTTCACCCTCGTTCACATCTAATCACATACTATTTCTATTTCCCCTTATTTCCAAGGATTGCCACACCTACTAAAGGTATCCTGCTGCTCAGTGAAGCCAGGTGCAGCTGAACCACCTGTTGCCCATCAAACGTCCCTCCCTATGGTGGCACCTTACGTTAGCTTGTTTTCATCCTCTGCCCATTATAACCAAGCAAAGACAGGCGTTAACGCAATGTTATCTTAAAAAACCAACCGTCAAAAAAAGTGGTACTTACTTCCATAGCGTGGCTTCTGTAAAGTTGAGGTTTCTTCATGGTACATCCTGCCTcgtttcctcctccacctgtgaACTCGTCTGAACTGGAAATAACTTCAGCCTTCGAGCTAACGTTACAGCCACCAATATGCCGCGCCTCTCAGGAGATACTGTTATGAATGAAATAACTGGTGTAAATAACTGgggaatttaaaaataaaacaaccgaAAATGGCAGACAAGAATCTTCAGAAGTTACATGAAAGCGCCAAATGTCACTTGCGGCAGACAACCCCCATGCTGTGATCTTCTCAGGCTTGACTCCTGAACAGTGCTCCCTGGTCGTATTATCTTGCCCCCGCTActctctgaaatgaaatgattgacGGGACAGGAGATGGAGATTTAGCACCTTGCACCACCTGCTGGTCAAAAGGTGGCACATGCTGCATTCACTGCCACTGGGGGAAAAGGGTAAATACCATCACCCTACTACAGTACTGGACACGTCACTAAGCTGTAGCTGTGCTTTAACTTCATACtcctgttttacttttactcctgttttttattttacgcTTTTAAAATCTtatgtgtattttcttattctgctttgtgtttgcttttatatgttaattattttttgtgttatgtaaaaaaaaactttgaattgccttgtttCTGAAAGGTGCCACACAGATCAACCTGGTTTATAGCGCCCAGTGTGACCCCTGTAATAAAATAGTCAGGTATAGATGGGCCATTGGTTTAAACTGTGAATAATTCCACATCTTCTTATGATAAATGTCCatctaaaatatgtttttagatATATGTCATTTACTCATCTTGAAATCAAGCAGGTTTGAAATAATTCAAGTTATTATGCATAGAAATCTTCTTAATATCAAAGTAAACTttaaggtcttttttttttaacatctgtcTGTATCAATGAACCCATGCTGTCACAGTAAATTTTATCAGTTACTGTAATAATTTCAATATCTGAGTTCAGCCACTAGGTAGCAGCATTACTTTGACATTGTGATAGAAGGAATCATGAGGGAAAAGTTTGCACTTCATGCCTGTGCGTAATTTCTCCCcaaaaatgtgcatttgttatgaataaaaatgcaaaattaagACAGGCAAATCTCTATAGGTAAGTGcagtaatgtaatatataatggAGATTAATTTTCTTCTGAGGTTTGACATATGGGTTgtgaaataaaagcacaacatcaGCTGCTAGAGAACATTACTTTTATTGTATATATGTTCAAAAGCAGCACAGTCTGCAATCCCTGCCTTTGCAGTTTCAAACATTACTGATAGAGCTTCATTTGGCAACTATTTCTTCACATATTTTCACACTTATGGACGTCTGAACATACAGCCCAGTCATCTTACGACTGACAGGCCCTTTACAATAATATACACAACTTTATTCTCCACATACATTTGTTTACCTCCATAAAATGGATGAACAGAACTTACAAGAGCgatacattcacatttttcctCAACAAAAATCTTAATATTGCCATTGTTTTCTGCCAGAAGAGTTTACAGTTGGAACGCAAAGTTGACCACAAAAGAACAGAAGTTTTCTTACATACATGCAAGTTGGTGCccgcgcgcacgcacgcgcgcacacacacacacacacacacacacacaacacacacacacacacacacacacacacacacacacacacacacacacagagagagagagtgagtagCAGGTGAACAGGGAGTTAGAGCCAAGGACACACAGAGATGTACAACAGAGATACAGTAGATGGACTTATCGCTTagacagagcaggagacacATGAGTCGATCAGGGAGTTTATACACATTTAACCCAGAACTCCACCATAATCAGCTTTGATATGTACATAATATTTACACTCATGCATCCATACgcaggcccacacacacatacagtttctctctcttatacacacacatacacacacacacataaatatggTACTTATAACCAATACCCCAAATACCTCAGACATAACAAGTAATATAGGCCTAATTTCCCCACAGTATAACACAACAGGTAGATCTGCCTCTAATTAAGGTTttaaccagaaccagaaccataCAGATCACTCCTTATTGTTGCTACTGACAGCAGTCAGTGGCACTGGGCAAAAGTCATTGCTTTTGATATCAGTGCATTTACTTAGAATCTGTATGTCatacttttatttcaaaaatatttaaatcacatGGTcaaaaaatatctgctgtgcAATAGCAGCACACCTCGTTATGTATTTCCAACTGATTTGtcaaaatatgagaaaaagGTTTATGGAAATGGATGCACATATACAGTACCACTTTGGaagcctgtttttcttttcttttctttttttcttgtttttttgagtAGCCTTGAAAGAGCCAACTGCAGTGCGAGGGCAAACTACCTCTATGCTGCAATCACAGATACGAcaaatgcagagaaaagcaggagaaCACAAGCTGTGATAGCCACAGAAAATACaatccacaaacacaaattaaacaagACTGTAAGCAACtgactttttgtgttttcatatatacatatattgacatttttcatacacatacataatacacatatatatatatgaaaaatgtcaaatttcatacatatatatgaaattgtcaatataaattaaaatttttagaggtttttttaacactttgaaATTAGCGACATGATCttatattatctttattatttttatcttattatcattatctttaGCAGTATGCATTGAGGTTTCAATGTTGAAAGACAGTTTACATAATAATTAGTACAAGGTAGGTATGTTTTCAAGTGTGAGATTATGGCAAAAGTAGATTTTTCACAAAATCACTACAAATGACAGAGCTCAAATTTATCATCTGGTTTTGTATTTGCACAACTTCAACAGTTATGCAAACAcaatttgaaatgaatttttCCAAGATGATTTAAGATACAAAGTCAAAAAAGCCAAAAGGTTTCCTTAGGAGACATTTTCGTCATGGGTGGCACAATTTTGCCCTGATTGTATACTTacttacatttttacttttatagtCATGCATGGTAACTTACACCGCTTGATCATGTTTTGGCTCATTGTTACCTTTTGTAACAACTGTTTTCAGGAGAGGCTTATCCCACAGGAATAAAAGTTCTATTAAAATAGGGATGTCTAACAGAAGAGATGAGGTTTAGACCAAAAATGAATTCACACCCTACTAAAATATTGTTTTGGCCACATATTTcacatatatttacaaaaacaccATAATTATTTTATCTATGCACTTTCtattcagtttctgtctgttcctTATAACCTTGGGACACTACATGACTATGGGCAGACTGCTCCAGTTAAGGAGAGGCACATTTAAAAAAGGCCATTCAGTATATTTAAAAGGAAGCGGCATGACACGAGAATCAGAAGGACAGCTCATCAGAGAGCCTTTGTACAATAATACACAGGTGGAAGGGGAGCTGGACTAACAACATTTGGATAAAGTGAATAATTCATCATTCCAACTTCCACAATAACacagcataaaataaaatgaacatccTCGGATTCAACATACAATACAATTATTGGTAcaagaaaatacagtttttcaATATGGCCTTTTTGATTCTTGGCTGGGTAGGTAATGCAAAGGGCTTGGTGTCGTACTATGATCAACTCTGAAAAGGTTGCAGATGTCTGAGCAAATTTCATGTTGAGCAAAATACAGTATTGTGTGTACAGAATGATGTAATTGCtgagtggaaaaaaagtgtAGGTATATGTGAGTGTCAGTCTATTTTAAGACACATATTTGCACATAAAGTATATCTGGGTTGACTTTCAGCACACAGTCTACAACATGCCCTGTGTATGTGGGTCCTGTGGGCAAGCCAGCTGTCATACAGCTGTGTCGTGTGTCCGCTCTGTCTGATCATCTATTCCCAATGTTGTCAAACAGCAGGTAGACTGTGCTCATTACagcttgtttttcacttttctccCCATCTGGCTTGTCTTAATAAGATTGTATCAATATTAAAAGCCTCGAGCTTTAACCATGCAGTGACACCGCGAAAGGTTATAGCTGCAGCTGGAAGGTGCAACCCGTCACTGAACAAAACTCCACCAAAGTCTCAGTGCCAAAACTCTGTGCAAACTCCCAGCTCTGTCATGGGAACTCTCTAGACAGCACACTCACAAAATGATTGAGCTTATTATCGACTTACACAGAAAGTAAAAAGTTTGACTTGTATGATATAAAGTCAAACACACTATGAAAAGGTGGGTTGCTACCCGGATTTACTTAAGGTACATTTGTGAAATGGGATAACAAgtgttaaaacattaaaaaaccaAGCAATTTGCATTCCTTACCCAACAATCCCTGGGCATCCTCTCGGATTCACCCAGGTTTTATCCCAGCCAATGAACGCCACGCTGGTGTTACATGAGGACATTTGACTTAGTGTCAGGCAACCGGAGTACAACCAGGCCTCCACCAACAAGCACAGACGAGGCCATGAGGATGGGGATGGCCTTGGTGAGGCTGACGAGAGAACCAAAAATCAGGTTCCCCAGGACTGCAGCCAGCTTACACAGAGCGTTGCAGAACCCAAAGCCTGTTCCTctgtggggagagagagaatcaggGACAGAAGGGGGATAAAAAGAGAGGCAAATGAGGAAAGGTTGAATCACCAGCATGTTCTTGATTTATATGTCCATTGTAtctacatgcacacataaatacCTGAATAAAAGGGTCTAAACAAtgatataaacaaataataactCATCTGTATTATTGCTCACCTCCTGACAGTAGGGAATGACTCAGTAGTGACCACATCCAGGGAGTTCCAGGCAGAGATGCTCAGGCCGTTGTAAAGGCACAACATGAAAATCATCATGGACTCAGTGGTGCCAAACCACAGGAAGAAACAGCTGATGCCTGAGAGCACCATTGAGCCACCTGATGGACAACCAAACACGAAGAGAGTGAAGGAGCAAGAGTTAGTGCAAGTGACATTCATTTGACTGATGTTCGACTAAATTATAGAGGCTTATAGAAATTGCCTCTCATACTCAATGATGGATGCCACATCCAGAGCATGAATCATTTCAGCATCCAACAGTCAATGTGAAAACCAATTACTCAAGTGCATGCACAAACATCAACCCCGCCCTTATTCCCCCTTGTTCTTACTTAACATGGACAGACGCCCAATTTTGTCCATGAGAAGGGCGGACACAATGTTGCCGGGCAGAACAGCCAAGGTCCCAAGGAAGTTGATGAAGTAGACCCAGTAAGCGCTGTAGTCGTCATCAAATGTCATCTGGCATCCTGTTTTGTTGTGGGTGAATGTGCTGTTGACCACCTCTGTGCCATCTATCAATTTGGAATCATCGATGtctgcccaaaaaaaaaaaaatcacaatttggcaacaataaaaaaagaggtgaTCACCTGTCAGAACTATGCTGTCTGTGACTTTGAGCAGACTATATTTCTTCTTCACCATGACACAATTTCACCTGATGAATCTGATAATCAGAAATGACTAAATATACCACTCAACTGTCTATTTATGTCCAAATAAAAGTTTAAGGAATCTTTAATCCTGGCGTCTCACCTGTGTTGTAGAAAATTGCATCAATGAAAGTACAGTTACGGAAGGAGGATCCCACTGATGTCACATCATCGAATTGGCAGTTACGAAAGGTAGAGTCAATGAAGGTGACGGACTTCAGCTTCATATTAATGAATCTGAAGAAACAGttacatttcagcttttaataTTCTATCACTTGTTACAGTGCAGAATTTCATTTAACTGCAGCGCATTTCAGATCCTAAATCTCCCTGTTTGTATTATACAAATATGTTCACGTTTAATTGTAAGTACTCTATTTATAAGGTTATAAACTACACAATTATCCATAGGATTTTCCCTCCCCTAATCCTGTTGGTAACTTGACCTACCGGTCATTAATGAAGAGGCCGTTTCTGTGTATCTGGTTCTCCAGGGTGAAGTTGAAGGTGAAGTCTTCAATGCGTTCATTGTTGTGTATCATCACTTTGGAGGCATACTCATCAGCCTGAAGGTGTTTGATGACATCAGGGAACCAGACAGACAGGCCATAATACCTGAAACCACAATGATAGAGTGATAatataatcagctgattaatccaacagccaaaaaaaatagtcataggCACATACTTAAAGGTGTAGACAGACACAGGTGGAGAACCAGACAGACATGGTAGAACACCAGGGGAAACCTGTGGTTGCTGTTTgattttacagtgttttcaggctgtttctttttctttcctttttttttttttatctctgtctgcTTTCCGCCTGTCTCTGCTCCCACTGAGACACCAATGGACCAGTATTGATCCACAGACTGTGATTGATTTTGAGACCATGCAACTTCTGCACAGCAGAGAGATCAAGATGACAAAAGTGCAATATGGTCACAAGCCCGAACTGCAGACTGCTATTATCTGAccaaagaaattaaaactgtcagatttttctgtgacatttgtGACATCAGAAAGAAGCTCACCCGAATGAGAGCGTGAACCACACTATAGCCAGGCGCGTCATGTTTTCTCGCATAGGGTAGTTGAAGCACTTCACAAGATTCATATAGATCtaaagagagacaagagacTTATTACACTTCATGTTTTCGCAAGACAAATCTGGGGCTGTGGAAAGATATGAGTTCCAAAAGATAAAAAGTGGCTGACAAAAAAAGCCTTCAAGTGAAAttcaatcaaaaaaaataaataattaccCCTTGTGTTTCAGCCTTTATCCTAAAGAAAACCTTGGAAACTGGGTTGCCAGATTCTGATTCCATTTCAACCAGTTCATCCAGCTGTTTAGGGATCTTGATCCTGTTTACCTGCAAAATGAATTATGGGAAATTgtataacaaaaatattaacagTATATTGCAATCAGTATAATCTATATTCAGACGATGTTCATTTCTTGACATAGCAGTGATAATGCAGCGTCATGATTTTTCACTTATTTCTGTGAAAGCACAACTATACATGATAActaatgaaaatcaaatcagaatCAAAAGGGTGAACATAAACAGCGTGTGCTACAGTACATGATCAATTCAAGAAACGTGTTGACTAAGAGGCTTTCCCAAAGTGCAGCTCACGCAGCACATAAGCCTGAATGACACAAAACAGCTTTCAGAACCTTCATAATTCAGATGTGATCCTGCACAGTGAAAGCGTTAAAACCTGTCCCAGCGGTGGCAGAATATAAGCCTCTTTGCTTCCTTAAGCGTCAAGGAAACCCAgccaaagacagaaacaaacactcacagtgAAGACTTTCTCCGGTTGCCCACGCGCTCTCATGTTGGTGTCGTGGATCTGTTTGAGGATCATCCAGGCTTCATCATGCTTCCCCACCTGACAGCAGGGAAagtgaggtgagagagagagagataaattCATGGGATCAGCAACAGTCTCATTTACTCAGGGACATCAACAGTCTCACAGCCACAATCGTGTACACTGTACTTAAATACGCGCCTTTGATTTCTCCAAGATGGACCAAAATGATGAGAGTCACGACAACAGTGACTCACTTCACTTCAAAGGGTAATTATCCTGCAGCAACAAACCTACTGTCACGGATCTCTCAGCTTCTATTTTGCAGATGCACATAAGGCCTGTTTTGGGATGAGTCACATAGTTTCTGGTCTGATCTGTTAGGAAATGTCCAAATGCTCTCAATTTGCCTGATGCGTCTTTCTAGATATGGTCAGTGTAAAATGAATAAGCACGGACAGTCGGCGACAATGACACAGCACCATGATGCAGCATTCTCGAAGATACAGCTGTATCttcaaaacaaaatctgtttaCCTCGAGGTAGAATCTGGGGCTTTCGGGCATGAAGGTAAGTGccaccacagcacacacacagggcagtgCACAGACGACCACAAACACCCTCCAACTGTGAAACTGGTACGCCGAGCCCATACTGAAGCTCCAACCTGCAAACGGTGGCACACAACAGCAGTGACAATCACGTCAGATGAAGACGGATGACTCGGcagaacaggaaatgaatgcTTTCAAATGTCCAGTGAGGTCAATAAACCAAACCTGGTATGGTTAAAATTGTTCATTTGAGACCAATAATCCACAAATGTAAGCTGATGGACAGGAATGCCATCATGATTAACGGCTCACCATATCACACTACATCGACATAAAGAgtagacaaaataatgtaaacacTAAAAGCAGcaatattgtattttgttttggttcttttggacacttgggggcagtggaacCAGCTGTAAATACAACTCTTATCGCTGGATAACGTTTTTGTGGTGAACTAATTTATACACccagcagatacagagaaacAATAGCATTAATTTTGTAGTGCTATTTCTGGCCAACTGACAATGTTGAGTCCAATATTTACTCTACTACTTTTTTAGAGTTGTTTTTGTCCCCACCACCTGCTGAGGGAAGTATCTGCATCTTAACCTGcttaatgctccactatgttcaccagctagatGCTAACGTTGATGCtgcggtgagagtgaaccaaaacagtagaGCTAACGGCCATAAAAGCAGAATGATGAGATATAACATGCTATAAAGCTGAGTAGAGCTGAGTAGGAGCTGCAGAGTCTGGTggtaataatgatgataattctctgtgggtttg
This genomic window from Seriola aureovittata isolate HTS-2021-v1 ecotype China chromosome 5, ASM2101889v1, whole genome shotgun sequence contains:
- the sv2ca gene encoding synaptic vesicle glycoprotein 2Ca; translation: MEDTYNNRTSLVKGAKDIVKEAKRHATKKVNKAVDRATDEYSSHRNYSRFQDEEDGDEDFYRNPPRQDGEGYHDNEDGSSDATEGHDDEDEIYEGEYQGIPSAGDSKHKEGQVALGQPMSDATRDRRELEQERQADEEELAQQYELIIQECGHGRFQWQLFLVLGLALMSDGVEVFVVGFVLPSAETDMCVPNSSSGWLGSVVYLGMMVGALFWGGMSDKVGRRQCLLICMSTNGFFAFLSSFVQGYGLFLLCRLVAGFGIGGAVPIVFSFFAEVLSREKRGEHLSWLCMFWMIGEIYASAMAWAIIPHYGWSFSMGSAYQFHSWRVFVVVCALPCVCAVVALTFMPESPRFYLEVGKHDEAWMILKQIHDTNMRARGQPEKVFTVNRIKIPKQLDELVEMESESGNPVSKVFFRIKAETQGIYMNLVKCFNYPMRENMTRLAIVWFTLSFGYYGLSVWFPDVIKHLQADEYASKVMIHNNERIEDFTFNFTLENQIHRNGLFINDRFINMKLKSVTFIDSTFRNCQFDDVTSVGSSFRNCTFIDAIFYNTDIDDSKLIDGTEVVNSTFTHNKTGCQMTFDDDYSAYWVYFINFLGTLAVLPGNIVSALLMDKIGRLSMLSGSMVLSGISCFFLWFGTTESMMIFMLCLYNGLSISAWNSLDVVTTESFPTVRRGTGFGFCNALCKLAAVLGNLIFGSLVSLTKAIPILMASSVLVGGGLVVLRLPDTKSNVLM